The stretch of DNA ATGTACTTATAGTCATTACATTGAATGTTTTGTGTTCTACAATATTGTAAGGCATTTGAAAAAAATAGTACAGCAGTTTATATCGTCATACTCACTCATGTTTCAAGGTGGGAGTGCATTGATATACACGTTATTGTGATATCATTACTATCTATTGAGTTCATGAACATTTTACTTTTTAAAAGCAATGTAGCATTGATCTGCAGTGAGATTGTAAAATGCAGACATGTATATTTTTGTAGAATGGTATGCTGTTGTCATGCAATCATTATGATGTCAAATATGTAGGATTAGCCTTGTGCCTCTTGAAACATGGGAAATTCAATAAAATCCACAAGAAAGTGACATTCACATCAGGTTAGACAATAttgtaaaacataaaacaatcaTATAGGTACCCTACAATTCAGCTCCATAGAATATATTAGTTCAATGGTTGTGCCATGAGAAGTGGGAATAAACAAGGTGCAATATTTATTTACATAAAACCCTTTTCTCAGACAAATTAGTAGCATTAACATGTACTAAACTCCTTAGCTACTCTTTGATACAACCTCCCAACCTTTCTCTTTTTATCAAAGTGTTTTTTACCTTGACACTTTGTGTCAACACTATCGACTCCTAAACCACACAATAGTTAATATTTTTGTATGATGGTGGTGACGGTGCGATGACGGACTTGACATTCATAGTGAAGTTATCATTATCGTTTTTGTGGTTTTCAAGTCATTTTAATTATATGATGTATACAAATGGTGTTTAGTGTTTTCTAATAATGTACAAACACTAAATGTGACATGGCAGATTGTAAATCAGATGGTGGTGACATGTGATGATGTTGTACAATATTTGAAGGCATTTGAAAAATGCTACAGCAGTTAATATTGTAATACTCACTCATTTTGAGGTGGGAGAGTGCATTGATTTGCAGGCTATCGTTGAATAATTATTATCTAGTAAGTTCATAAGAAAATTGACtagaaatgtaggctacttcaaAAAGTTTGCAGCAATGATCTGCTGGTTTTAAAATGATGCACATGTACAGCTTTGTGGAACTGTATGCTGATGTCATTAAAATCTATTATGATGTCATAATTACATATCATCCGTGTGCCTCAAGGCACATGGCAAATCCAATACAGTCCACAAGGAATGTACATCAAAATCAGGTTAGATAAAATAAAAggaaatacaaataatacaGGCCACCTACAATCCAGGCCCATCGGATATACTTGTGGTGTGAGAAGTGGGACTAAATAGGGTGCAatattgaaaaaagaaaaatcacCTGCTCAGACAAATTGTATTTAACATGTGATGATTGTGTTGACACATTAGGTGTTTCTTTCACAAAAGACATTCATTGACATGTAGTTTTTTCTGTTGAGGCTAGTGCTATACAGCCTAAATTAGGAGAATAAAATCGAAtctaaacattttaaatcattTCCGCAGAATTTGCAAGAGGGGGTTGACATCATGGTTGTGACAGGGAATATTAACATAAGggtttaaaatattaaaaaccATACAACTTTCCAGACCCTGTCCGACACTGATGCAATCTGCAGAGGTGGGTTGTGGCAAGGAGTTCTACAGTCTgacatcacgggcactgcataAATACTGACAATGTAAGATTCATAGTATTGCCATGAGTTGGCTCTGAAGAAACTATGGCTCTGAGGTTGGTATGTTATCAAATAAGGGCCAAACATATTTTGCATCTGTAGGAAATATTTGCATCTGTAGAAAGGTTTTGCAATCTGAAATATTTTTTGTAATCTGTAAATATCAGATTGAGACTGCAGTAGCGAGAGCGGTGACAAGCACTGCAACAGATAACTTGAtagtaggtgcgttcgacatgacccgacttcatgcggcgccgcagccggctgcaggcggctgacttgaaaatgtgcattctggttagacttttcgtccgacttgagacggcgccgaggacacgtcactgtgacgtcgccatcaaagtaccgtgagtacgattcgagaactgccggctgtgtagccgagcgcattttctcaagagcaactgcacgggttcaagtgacgacacagcaatttcatgattggccagactcacacacgacaactttgacgcgtgttttggaatattctgACACCTTAAGTTTCACCAaagctcaaaaaagtttaattgaattaaaaatgtgttgaagaaagggttttagtcagccttttcactaacggaaagactaagttaaattataaataaagtaaagtaagcaaacagcgcttgatcggccatgactgacatcaacgcagcaaaccacgagaagctggaatgtccgacttcacagagccgttttcaactcctccccaactgcaagcggctactctcgccggtcgtttcatgcagccgcagtccatgtcgaacgcacctaatggctGCCTGTGTGTCATCAAATTAAAATGACCAACATCTCAATCACCATCTGCATCACAGACATGGGCACTATTCTAGTATATGAGCTCAAAAGGACAGAAGATCGCTTGAAATTTGGAAATTTAAATTCCTAGAAATAAACAGACTACTTAAGCATGATATAATGTATTTGTAGCGACTGCTCTCCAATAAAGGCCGCTAAGAGGCTTAATGGGCTCCAGGCAGTTACGCTTCCAAACAATCTCCAACTCCGGTGATGGCTATAGTTTAAGAGTTTAATGAATGAAAGCCAGAAGTACAACGGATGAATGAGAACATGTAGATAGTgttgaaaataaacaaataaaatataaactgCTGTAATGGATGGTTATTTGGCGTTGTTGACGATAAGTTGACGGTaaacagaaaataaaacagGTGCGCCACCAACCCCCTTTGTATCCTAACCCCCTCCCGCCACAAGTGCCCCGGTATATataccacacccacacccacgtGTGTCAATCAAAAAGGAAGTGTTTGTAACTTTTCAACATAAACAATGTTGGCCCCTACAGTATTATTTATTTAGTGTATTGTAAATATGCTTGGGAGAtttgaaaaaaaagtatattctGTCccaggtggtctgtggtggTGAGGCAGTGGATGAGCTGCACACCGACCCATGGTGTGTTTCCagaggtgaaggggaggggctggaCCACTGCAGCCAAGAGTGGAGCAGAATTCCCTCCAGAGTGGGCAGGTCTTTGCCAAACCGCCTCCTTCTGTAGGTTCATATCTtctgaagagagaaaaggaaagagagaacgacAGATAGCAGAGAATATGAGAGAAGTGCAGGGGATTGTGGTCAGCTAGATAAAGACAATGTGTGTCTCGGGTGAGTGTGCATGTAATTTCCTGCGTGTGGATGCGTGTCTTACGGCTTGGAAATCCCTGGGAGATATCTTCGGCTTGATCCTCTAGGAGatgttttcctctctcctgGTGTTACGTACACCATAGGAACAtgtctgtactgtatgtatgaagTGGTGTGTTGGTATTCCCTTCTGTTTCTCCACACTAGCATCATTCATTCAGGTGTCCATTTTCCATGAACTTTTCAACTTCATTCATCTCTATTCAACATCTTTCACACGTCTGCCCCCGTCCAATCCGGTGTTCATCTGGCTCCATAAGAACTTTGTTCCAACCTTTTTTTGACAGCTTTTCTGGATCCAGGGTCTGTGCTCTGTGATCTCTAACGGTTTTCTACAGGATTTTGTATAATTCCAGAGTCGGGTTAACCTTGGCTAACCCTAACTGGGTTTGTGAGTATGAACTTGTAAACACACTCACCTTGACCTGATCCTCAGGGAgatatcctcctctctcctgaatTTAGTCGGGGGGAATAtagatgtgtgttttggagggggggggggtcaggtcaGGATGGCGACCGGGGGGCAGAGACGAAGGCCAGGGCAATTCTGGAGGCCGGCCAGGAGGCAGGGTGAAAAGCCGGGGCAGCTCTGGAGGCAGACCTGGAGGCCGTCTGGTTGTGCAGAGGTGCTCAGGGGGTCGGTGGTGGTGACAAAGGCTGGGCTTCTTATGTGCAGGGAGCTCTGGGGGTGCATCAGGGATGCAAAAATAGCATTTGGTGGGTACAACATGTTCATGTCCGACAAAGCAGGGGAGTAAGGTGACGtggaataattaatattaaaactttaaaatatccccTGTAGATTTTCTGTAGATGCTCAAAAAGGAAACCATTTTTATGCAGACAGCAACTGTTCAGCATTAAAGTAAGGTGGAAATGACTAATTAATATGTTTTGATAGTTAGTTGAGAATCTGCTGTGTATAACATCTGCAGATGGAATATTATCAAATAATTCGATGATTCAATATTACAATATGTAACTGATCTGATTCAGCAACACAGCAGTTTTATTCACATGATAGCGGAGTACTCTGGCCTACCCAACTAAAGAGCAAGTTTAGCTGTCTTTGAATTGTGCTGCTGAGGTATCAAACCAAAAGAGACTGAACATTTCATAATTTCAGTCACTTAATCTGTTTACTTTCAGAATCAAAACCAATTCCACATGAAGGTTGTACATACTGCATGTTATACATGATGTCATAAACTCTATAGCACCAGTTCACTTCTGTTTTAAACAGTTGTACTTGTTTGGGATTCTTCAAGTTTTCCCCACAGTTTACTTCCAGTTCTTTAATGAGGCAATGAAAGCCTTTACGTACTAAACTGTACTTATATTTACTGCTTGGTGAAGTGTTTCCTGCTACCAAAAGGTTGTTATGTACACTATCCTTGGCAACAGACACTTGTTTTAAAACCTTTCCACTTTGGTAATCTACATGATTAAAAGCTACAGCcaatttacaaaacaaaatacTGCAGTTGCTGAATGTAATACTACTGTGTTGTAAATGAATCAGCAGAGGAAAATATAAAGGATAATAATCAAGTATGTTTGGTGAATGAGCTTTGAGTAAAACAAGTTAGGAATATTACAGTAAATGTTCACAGACTTGCAGGTAACCAGCAAGCAtggtcacagcctctgtgactAGTAGTGGTGTGATATTGCCTCTGGTACCAATCGCAGTGCATTTTCAGTGCCGTTCTTGTTAGGATGTATGCAGGAGGCAGACCTTATTGAAGGCACCCGACCAAGAAGGACTGGACTACTCCTTCATGCAGACGTTGCAAAGCCCCACATTCAGGCGCTGCTGCCTCTCATCCTTGAGCATGGCCTGTGAGGAGGAGCTGAACTGTCCGCTCCTGTCCACACACGTCAGCCAGAAACTGTAGATGTTGGCAAAGTAGTGGCACGTGCCACGCGATCCCTGGCACTCCACAAATGGCTGGGCACGAAAGTCTCAGAGGCAGCTTCCAGACGATGTCAGGGACTGCCCACCCCCCTCATCACTAGTGCCTGTGTGCTGCAAGGTTCAGTACGTATGCGTTACAAACAGGCACttccacacacaggcttgcatAAGGCGACAGGTAGACATGTTAAGGCCCAAAATACATTGTTATTCTTACCATAAGGAGAGATTCCCATCCACAAACTCCTCCATTTGGGGGGGCACTGGGGCGTGCTGGTGTCCTGTGTATAGCTGCGGACGGGGAGGTCacttcacacaccacacagcggCTGGTGCTCCTTTATCTCTTCGCCAGCCACAGGCATCATGGGCACAGCTGCCGTAGTGGAAAGCCAGTAGGACTTGTCGTTGCGGCTGGCATAGTCACAGGTGCTGAGGTGCCCATGTTGCAGGAGGAGAAGGGCATGGTGCTGAACAGGCGCATGCAGGAGCCTGCGTGGTGAGAGTGAGGGGGTACACAGGAAACACCTGATGACTCCCCTTGTATGGTTACTGGTTAGATACACTCTCCTTCGCCATCTACGTTGGCTAGAAACAGACATAAGTGTGTTTTTGAGTGAGTAGTGCTGTAGTGCCACATACCAAGGTCCTGTGTGTGAGCTTTTTCCTGGCCCTCCAGGTAGAGAAGGCACCAGTAGTGCCTAcagacaccaggacacacacatctcagtgtTCGGCCCCATACACTGCAACAGATGTGAGCAGTAGCAATGATGTGAGTGtgtcaaatgtaaataaatCACTGACTGGAGACATATCTACTGAAATGCATGGAAAAAGTTGTTTTTGTGAATCTTTCccaattttatttgaaactgaTGCTGTAATGGGGCACATGAGGAAGCCAAAAGCTAACTTTGTACTATATTGATATGATTAATGACATGTACTAAACAATGTGCATGAAAGATACGTGAATCAATCAAAAAATGTTTTCCATAAACAAAAAGTCACCTTTGTAACTGGGAACCCTCTACCCTCTGGTGGACCTTGGTCTCCATCCTGCCCGGCTttacaagcagaggtgatacaggaagtctgtcacagacatGTCTTGTCCGTTTTTACTACAGGAACCTGTTGTAGAAGGTGCAAGAAGAATTAGCAGGATTGAACATGAAACCGAATTAATTGCTCATTGCGTGATAGATAGGCTCCTTAAGCATAGCGCGATATGCCGACTAGTTTACgcgccaaaactagggggcCGCCATGACTCTACAAACATGCCCTTtatttccgccggaagtggtttgcacagcTGCCAGTGCAGTGTAAACACAGCGATGTCGAcgctagcttgggatcacggttgtactactttgacatacttgtcgttcGACATTTAttactggataagttgccaatgtcgtcgccatactttaaagtacattttagagtagatttatagttataaagcttttgccagtccatcattttggagcttttaacatggagcaaaggcaatgtcagaagatgactttagtcggtgattcattagaacatttgttgtctagctattcaatctctcagcaaaatgtaggctaattatttggctaaaggatgccacacgtatcagacagaagttgttcaataaattcgtagcccgacattaaaaacatttatagtcggttgactgatcgcgttgttgcacccagtcaaaggaataaacacagtAACATCATGAATATTCGATGGTCTTGCCAGTTTACCTGGCAAACATGgagcataatgttctttatttattgccaggacacggtacaagtagtctatacgtaaaattgaaagctaacgcaaattcgtttggaatttctaggctaaacttgatgttacatgttgatgttcagcttattaaatttaacaacttcagaaggacaagataggcagtacactgttatccttatttatgtggcttgtcactgcctgaagagCCTATATtattcctatgaacccggttatgactgctttaaacaagcaccggttggctacacacctcatgccgggcttatatagATGCGTGTAtaggcactttgaaaggtttgaattattatatccacatatcaatgtataattattaaatccgctgcaacaataggacaaaggaacaccaacaaaatgtgaatagcctacaaacaatactgtagtatagcctaactTAACAgactagaggcgattctaggggggggggaagggggggttgttgtggtgaagctcgcaaaagctcgcccctcgcaccaggaaaaaccctggatttgcatgaatgctaaaatgacaataacaccttaatgaagaggaaggtggacagaggaagactcagaaatgatcattaaaagttgtgttcttgtaaatattgtactaaacagcttttaatgtcatgtttgatataattttgtttcttattttatgtattacattttagTAATAATTCTAATACtgaaacatgtacatgtacagggtttacagagtttgtgcctgcagcagaccaacatgtgtttaacatattccttTTTGCAAGGggaccacttggtctactgcagcttTGAtcaatgatccaatttgaatttgtatgcgttagacaacttttcagtcatatgaccggtgtccccattttagtcaggttttggtgtatataggaagttttaccaatcactttgagttctgtttactatacagctccggtgcgttaggcgcctagtcttcatagTGAATACTTTTGtgaaccattgctctgaagacATGTTTTGTATTCGATTATATTTCATtaaatcattgtattgattatcttactatttagataataaacttattgtgcatttttaagttacttgttctccttgaaacgtatctatcaagctacggcggtgaaaactttgatctactctgattataaacatagacttttgaagtaggttttaacttaaggcctcagtcacttacagtggatctccacgctccacAGGAATTTACTggagcctctgagtgatcggtTTACATATCCTAGagacgcatactttagggtcgatGCTCTGATCAatcagacgatttttacctacatctgagtttcatgtcattaactgtttggCGCTCAAGGTTACAGGTAAATCACTTGTGCACATTTCttaaattggagtcagatattaacgagtcaattatctctcTGAGAATCTAACCAGAATTGAATTGTGTTgcccaagccagggacaaacacgAAGCGTCTCCGGCCCTTCAATTCACCACCTACAGACAGGAAAGGACCAGGAACTCGCTGTTGTCCATCAGGGAGACCGAACTTGGCGACTAGATTCAGCTTTGGCAGACTGTCTCAGATCGATGTTCACTGGCAACcaggtccaacgttggcagaccaaCAACCAGGCAGATGCTGAcggctcaaaccccccacacctcaagggaggtgtggaggggtgtgtggatggggtacagagagaagaaattAGAGAATGCAGGCAGCAATTAAGTTACAGTAATAGTAAGAATGaggtccccaccggtcaagtgtgaaCTAGTGCAGTAATTTAGCAGACCCAATATGGTATTTGACGTAGCCCTAGACATTAAGACAGTGCCAGCCCCCTTCaattggaacatgaaatctgttccagggaaaAGAAACTAAAATAATAAGATTGCTCCTTCCCCAATGTCTCCAACTAgcaacagtaacaatatacagtaacaagtTTACTTAATTTTTGTATTCAAGTTGTATGATTCCTGTGCAGACAGATGCTTTATTTGTAAttctttctgtattttttaaggTACAAAAATGTTCATGTCTGTTTTATCCAAGTTGAGAAGcaggaaatttgctgtcatccaagttctCATCCCAGAAACGCATGTTTCCAGTAGTAGCGGTAGTTCTCCAGGCTTTAGGGACATGTATAGCTGGGTGTCATCTGCAGAGCAGTGAAAATGTACTCCAgagcttctaattatgtttaCTAGAGGCAACATGTAGACATTAGCAGAGGGCCTAGGACAGAACCTGGCAGTACTCTATTTGACAaaggagctcctggatgagcggCCGTCAGTGGACCAATTGTGATCTGTCTGATTCTAAATCACTGGAGTGTTGCACCAGAGATCCCAACATTGTTacccatacgttccaggagaatttGATCCAATGTCAAATGCTGCACTTGGTCcaggagaaccaggacagagagcCCTTGTGTCAGAGACTAATAAATTCATTGAGTACGAAGTCCAGACTGGAGGGGTTCATACAAGTTATGAGgaaaggtgctcagtgagctgttgtaAAACTTTCAAGAAATGGCAGATTTGAAATTAGCCTGTAGTTGCGTGCGGGATGCACGTTGGGTTTTTTTTAAGTAGGGGCTTAATTGCTTGTTTAAATCAATCAGGGACTTGGCCAGTTACGAGAAAGTCATTAATTAGTACCATGGGTTGTCCAATAGGGAGTTCCTTAAGAAGTTTGGCAGGAAGGGGGTTCAAGAAGGCAGCTGGTGGTCAGAGGGATATCTAGTCCTTATGGATAACTTGTCTCAGGAAGAGCATTTCTCCCCAGTAAAATGTAATAATTGAGTTTACCAGACTGGGGTTCTGCAAATGTATAACAAGTTTCCTTCCCATTATTGGAGTAAGCCTGTCCAGGATCCAGTCTGAGAGTGAGATATAAAGCCACATCAGGTTCTTGATCACTAACATAACATGCAAAAACTGCATGTCTAGAAACAGTCCACATTTGTAGGTATAATGCAAGTAAAACACAGGAGCCTGGATAGATTTGACACGTTTTTTATTTCAGGACTCAAACCCCAGCCTTGATCTGGTtgttgggagggaggggtttcCCCAGATGGGTTCCTACCGTCAATCCAAACTCTTGGAGTGCATGCTTTTTCTGAAGCTCTGGTTTAAGCTGAAAGCCATGCTCCCTGTCAAAACTATCCAAAGGGACAAAGGTCAGCGGAGTTTCTCCTTGCAGCCCCTGAAGCCTGGTTCGCCAGAGCTCCAGCATTGTGGTGCGGGCTTCAGCGGTGATACAAGATGGAGCCCAGAAAATCTGAGGAGCCAGAACTTGAAAGCCACAGTAGTGAAGGATCCCattctacacagggagagagtacATGCATCAAATCAGCAAGTCTTCCAAATCTCAAAGCAAAAAGGCATAAGGCTCAGTAACTCCCACCTGTAGAGGCCACAGGGTTACATTCATGTCTCCATTGATGCCGTTGGAAGAGAACATGGACTCTTTAGAGCCAGTGGTGAAGGATAGCATGGCTTTCTTCTCCTGGGAAAAAGGAAGAGTCGTATGAGTCAGTATAGACTAGCTTGTAGAATAGTTGAGTTGCTTAATCTCTGGAATAAGATGGACCATGGGAAAAAAGGTTTCACTACCTTGAAGATACCCTGGCTGTACCTCTTCTCTGAGGTAAAGGCATAGCCCAGAGTGAGCACACGGTCAATCCATCCCTTCATGATGGCAGGAACAGAAAACCAGTACATGGGGAACTGAGGACACAGCAAGTCAAATCACCAAATTAGGGTTAAAAACAACCAACACCATAAGACAGAAATTGTGTTTGTAATGCAACAACCTGGAAGATGATGATGTCCGCTTTGGTGAGTTTGCGGTGCTCTGCCATGATGTCATTAGAGAGCCGGCCCTCCTGCCAGGCTAGTTTGGTTTCTTCTGCATAACGGAAATGCGTCGAGTCCTTCACCTCTCCTGGATGAAGGACAAAACTAATGTCAAGGGAAGCACCAAGAAGCCGAGTATAGCTTCCAATAAGCTtgggacacaccacaggataatcgggccgatttcggccctttcgacaatcctaggtaacatatatcccgattatcttgataaTTCCGCAGATAaaatcagatgttcccttggtgtgaggtgtgttgagtgtgaccacactgtaggagcaaaacggctaaatctaggattttttgtcctcatgtttgtggtctcggtttgaaaatcttataagattaaaAGAAACgcagtgtgtccccagcattagtctCCGTCGAGCAGTTAAGACTGCTGCCTCACCTGTGATATCCTCTGCAGTGGCAACAGCTGTGAACTTCATACTGTATAGGTCAGACACCTCTACCTTGCAGCCCTGTGCAGTCAGAACCTCAACAGTAGCATCTTTAGCTGCAGCATTGAATGAACCAGCATTCTGATGGGCATACACGATCAGAACATTCTTCTCGGCTGGAATATAACAAGACTTAAAATCAGTTCCCTTGACATGGTTACACTGTTCAAAGCCCTGAACATGCTAGAAATGCTATGAAGACATCAAGTTGTTTCATGTTAAGCAAAGGCAAACcaaacatttgaaaatatgaCTACTCACCCATTGTTATCTGTGTGGCTTCTGCAAGTAATGTTGGGCTGAATCATAAATAACTTGACTGGCCAGACAACTCATACTTGCTCTGAGCTGAAGCTACTGTTTTTATACTGCTGACCTGTTCACGCTTGTTCGTGCAGCACCCAGTCACACAGCTGCTTATCAATCAGCAATCAGCTGAGATTGGTTGCTGATACTTGATGAAATCCATCAAAGCCCTTTCTTTGGCCCACCCACTTGCTCAACTTCCGTGTAATCATTGACGGAACAAtcaacttacagtaactacatttCTGAACGTTTTCTCTGTTATAAAAAAGTGTGCCAAGCATGGTTAAAGCTAGCTCATGTCGACCAAAAAAGTATCCTAACCAGTTTACCTCTCTTCCCCATTATATCAAGGGATATTGTTTGGGTCGTTTGGCCAGAACAAATGTTCAGAAGTATACAATTGAGCCTCCCTCCATACTGCCCATACTTTTCCCTATATAAAACCAAATGCTCAATCTTGGGAAGAGGTGCTACCGGAAACCAAGTTTTGTAGCATGATGCACGACAAATGCATTTAATAAAGCCAATTCACAAGTTCAGTAACTCACCAGCGATTGAATAAATTATATGTTTTTattgaggtggaggaggctggtagcagagccaagcctgatgcGGTTGGAAAAACTCATTGGAGGAGAGAAAATGGAAGAAACATTGGGAGGAGCTATTCAGTGAGGGAtaacctcctccagagacggttggtgaaagagaggtgcaaaacacaggctaaacatagtcatacaacaGGAAAATGttaatgggtgttgaaacaccaaaatccagtgttcaacttgggtcagAG from Hypomesus transpacificus isolate Combined female chromosome 23, fHypTra1, whole genome shotgun sequence encodes:
- the LOC124485641 gene encoding NAD(P)H dehydrogenase [quinone] 1-like; translation: MAEKNVLIVYAHQNAGSFNAAAKDATVEVLTAQGCKVEVSDLYSMKFTAVATAEDITGEVKDSTHFRYAEETKLAWQEGRLSNDIMAEHRKLTKADIIIFQFPMYWFSVPAIMKGWIDRVLTLGYAFTSEKRYSQGIFKEKKAMLSFTTGSKESMFSSNGINGDMNVTLWPLQNGILHYCGFQVLAPQIFWAPSCITAEARTTMLELWRTRLQGLQGETPLTFVPLDSFDREHGFQLKPELQKKHALQEFGLTVGTHLGKPLPPNNQIKAGV